A window of Falsiruegeria litorea R37 contains these coding sequences:
- a CDS encoding zinc-finger domain-containing protein: protein MTIEAPETKNVETTRVACDGGEGALGHPRVWLLIPEDLGWVECPYCDCKYVLKGHEAQ from the coding sequence ATGACAATCGAAGCGCCGGAAACCAAAAACGTCGAGACCACGCGCGTCGCTTGCGACGGCGGTGAAGGCGCCTTGGGCCATCCCCGCGTATGGCTGCTGATCCCCGAGGACCTGGGCTGGGTCGAGTGCCCATATTGCGATTGCAAATACGTCCTGAAAGGTCACGAGGCCCAATAA
- a CDS encoding DUF2459 domain-containing protein, producing MVRTALWLVLALVAFPVLYGLAATAGALVNLADGQLDREGETEILLVSGQIHYDFLLPLTPLTRRQFARLAKYGQPLNHPDAQWLLIGWGAREFYTTTGNYSDVSAKAVMRGIFGDTSVIRTDVLGRLTPKVDALRDAGHPFGAWVPLPFSVSLSHRMFLQSEY from the coding sequence GTGGTCCGGACAGCGCTTTGGCTTGTCCTGGCGCTTGTGGCATTTCCGGTATTGTACGGCTTGGCAGCGACGGCTGGGGCCTTGGTCAACTTGGCAGACGGGCAACTCGACCGAGAGGGCGAGACTGAAATCCTGTTGGTTTCGGGGCAGATTCACTATGATTTTCTTTTGCCGCTGACCCCGCTGACCCGCCGTCAATTCGCGCGACTAGCAAAGTACGGCCAACCGTTGAATCATCCGGACGCCCAGTGGTTGTTGATTGGCTGGGGTGCGCGCGAGTTTTATACCACTACCGGCAACTACAGCGACGTCAGCGCAAAAGCCGTCATGCGGGGCATTTTCGGTGACACAAGCGTCATCCGAACAGATGTTTTGGGTCGCTTGACCCCCAAAGTTGACGCGCTGCGCGACGCGGGTCATCCTTTTGGGGCTTGGGTTCCCCTGCCCTTTTCGGTGTCCTTGTCGCACCGAATGTTCCTGCAATCTGAATACTAG
- the polA gene encoding DNA polymerase I — MSKTEFGKGCHLHLIDGSAFIFRAYHALPPLTRKSDGLPIGAVSGFCNMLQRYVDGNHGPDAPTHLAVIFDKGSHTFRNDMYDLYKANREAMPEDLRPQMPLTREATRAFNIACEEMEGYEADDIIATLAVQAREAGGRCTIISSDKDLMQLVGDGVEMHDAMKNKRIDRDGVFEKFGVYPERVVDVQALAGDSVDNVPGAPGIGVKTAALLINEYGDLETLLDRAEEIKQPKRRQTLIEKREQIELSKRLVQLDEKTPLTFTLDDLEVRDPDPETLLGFLAEMEFRTLTKRIADQLGAEAPVIVEKAAPDAAEVVAEDVPFDASKYECIRDAAALRPWINLIRDRGWVAVDTETTGLNEMIAGLVGISLCVEAGSACYIPLTHRAAAADDLFGSDELSEGQMPLNEAIDLLKPVLEDPSILKIGQNMKYDAKIFERYGVRVAPIDDTMLMSYAMHGGEHGHGMDTLSERYLSHTPIPIKPLLGSGKSAITFDKVPIDEATAYAAEDADITLRLWQLFKPQLHRAQVTTVYETLERPLVPVLTEMEMHGIKVDREVLSRMSNAFAQKMAGLEAEIHELAGETFNVGSPAQLGEILFDKMALEGGKKGKTGKYSTGADILEDLATEHELPRRVLDWRQLSKLKSTYTDALQTHINPDTGRVHTSYSITGANTGRLASTDPNLQNIPVRTEEGRRIREAFIAEPGNVLVSLDYSQIELRILAHIAEIDALKQAFADGLDIHAMTASEMFDVPLDEMTPDIRRQAKAINFGVIYGISGFGLARNLRIPRAEAQGFIDRYFERFPGIRRYMDNTVEFAKEHGYVQTLFGRKIHTTEIAAKGPRAGFAKRAAINAPIQGTAADVIRRAMVQMPDAIRGLPAKMLLQVHDELLFEVAEDAVDQTIEAARAVMEGAADPAVKLDVKLTVDAGQGANWAEAH; from the coding sequence ATGAGCAAGACCGAGTTTGGAAAAGGTTGCCATCTGCATCTGATCGACGGCTCGGCCTTTATCTTTCGCGCCTATCACGCGCTGCCGCCGCTGACGCGCAAATCGGACGGGCTGCCGATTGGGGCCGTGTCGGGCTTCTGCAACATGTTGCAGCGCTATGTCGATGGCAATCATGGTCCCGACGCTCCGACCCATCTGGCCGTGATCTTTGACAAGGGCAGCCATACGTTCCGCAACGATATGTATGACCTCTACAAAGCCAACCGCGAAGCGATGCCCGAGGACCTGCGCCCGCAGATGCCGCTGACGCGCGAGGCGACCCGCGCCTTCAACATCGCCTGCGAAGAGATGGAGGGGTATGAGGCCGATGACATCATCGCAACCCTGGCTGTGCAGGCGCGCGAGGCCGGCGGCCGCTGCACCATCATCAGCTCGGACAAAGACCTGATGCAACTGGTGGGCGACGGGGTCGAAATGCACGATGCGATGAAGAACAAGCGCATCGATCGCGATGGCGTGTTCGAAAAGTTCGGTGTGTACCCTGAGCGGGTTGTGGACGTGCAGGCGTTGGCAGGCGACAGCGTCGACAACGTGCCGGGCGCACCGGGCATTGGGGTCAAGACCGCCGCCCTGCTGATCAACGAATACGGTGATCTGGAAACCCTTCTGGACCGCGCCGAAGAGATCAAGCAGCCCAAACGCCGCCAGACCCTGATCGAAAAGCGCGAGCAGATTGAACTGTCGAAACGGTTGGTGCAGTTGGATGAAAAGACACCTCTGACGTTTACTCTAGATGATCTCGAAGTACGCGACCCGGACCCCGAAACCTTGCTTGGTTTTTTGGCCGAAATGGAATTCCGCACCCTGACCAAGCGGATCGCCGATCAGCTTGGGGCCGAGGCTCCGGTCATTGTTGAAAAAGCAGCGCCTGATGCCGCAGAGGTCGTGGCCGAGGACGTGCCCTTTGATGCGTCGAAATACGAATGCATCCGCGACGCGGCAGCCCTGCGGCCGTGGATCAACCTGATCCGGGACAGGGGCTGGGTTGCGGTCGACACGGAAACCACCGGTCTGAACGAAATGATCGCGGGTCTTGTGGGCATATCGCTCTGTGTCGAAGCCGGATCGGCCTGCTACATCCCGCTGACCCATCGTGCGGCGGCGGCAGATGACCTCTTTGGTTCAGACGAGTTGTCCGAAGGGCAAATGCCGCTGAATGAGGCCATCGACCTGCTAAAGCCGGTGCTCGAGGATCCCTCGATCCTGAAGATCGGGCAGAACATGAAATACGACGCCAAGATTTTTGAGCGCTACGGCGTGCGCGTGGCCCCGATCGACGACACGATGTTGATGTCTTATGCGATGCACGGCGGCGAGCATGGGCACGGGATGGACACGCTGTCCGAACGTTATCTGAGTCACACACCGATCCCGATCAAACCGCTGTTGGGCTCGGGCAAGTCGGCGATCACCTTTGACAAGGTGCCGATTGATGAGGCCACGGCTTATGCCGCCGAAGATGCGGACATCACCCTGCGCCTGTGGCAACTGTTCAAACCGCAACTGCACCGCGCGCAGGTGACCACGGTCTATGAAACGCTGGAACGCCCTTTGGTGCCAGTGCTGACCGAAATGGAAATGCACGGCATCAAGGTTGACCGCGAAGTTCTGAGCCGTATGTCCAATGCTTTTGCTCAAAAGATGGCGGGGCTTGAGGCTGAAATCCACGAATTGGCAGGCGAGACGTTCAACGTGGGCTCCCCGGCGCAACTGGGTGAGATCCTGTTTGACAAGATGGCGCTTGAGGGCGGCAAGAAAGGCAAAACCGGCAAGTATTCGACCGGGGCGGATATCTTGGAGGACCTGGCGACCGAGCATGAACTGCCACGTCGGGTGCTGGATTGGCGCCAGTTGAGCAAGCTGAAATCGACCTACACAGACGCGCTGCAAACGCACATCAACCCCGACACGGGCCGCGTTCACACGTCCTATTCGATCACCGGGGCCAACACCGGTCGTCTGGCCTCGACCGACCCGAACCTGCAGAATATACCTGTCCGGACCGAAGAAGGTCGGCGCATCCGCGAGGCGTTCATTGCCGAGCCGGGCAACGTTCTGGTGTCACTAGACTACAGCCAGATCGAACTGCGCATCCTGGCGCATATTGCCGAGATCGACGCGCTGAAACAGGCCTTTGCCGATGGGCTGGACATTCACGCCATGACGGCGTCCGAGATGTTCGATGTGCCGCTGGATGAGATGACGCCGGATATCCGACGTCAGGCCAAGGCGATCAACTTTGGTGTGATCTACGGCATCTCGGGCTTTGGACTGGCCCGCAACCTGCGCATCCCACGGGCCGAGGCGCAGGGGTTCATCGACCGCTATTTCGAGCGGTTCCCCGGCATCCGCCGCTATATGGACAACACGGTGGAGTTCGCCAAAGAGCACGGCTATGTGCAGACGCTGTTCGGCCGCAAGATCCACACGACCGAGATCGCCGCCAAAGGCCCGCGTGCGGGCTTTGCCAAACGCGCCGCGATCAACGCGCCCATCCAAGGCACCGCCGCAGACGTGATCCGCCGCGCCATGGTGCAGATGCCGGATGCGATCAGGGGTTTGCCAGCCAAGATGCTGCTTCAGGTGCACGACGAACTTCTGTTCGAAGTGGCCGAGGATGCTGTGGATCAGACTATCGAAGCCGCCCGCGCCGTGATGGAAGGGGCCGCAGACCCGGCGGTGAAATTGGATGTGAAACTGACTGTGGACGCCGGTCAGGGCGCGAACTGGGCCGAAGCGCACTAA
- a CDS encoding DUF2798 domain-containing protein has protein sequence MLPARFAPVLFGFLVSGIMSCIVTCVATIKAVGLGEHTFGKWMGAWAFSWPIAFAVILIVAPVVRRFVERLVSPKG, from the coding sequence ATGCTGCCCGCCCGATTTGCCCCCGTCCTGTTCGGCTTTCTGGTCTCCGGTATCATGTCCTGCATCGTGACCTGCGTGGCAACGATCAAGGCGGTTGGCTTGGGTGAGCACACGTTCGGCAAATGGATGGGGGCATGGGCCTTCAGTTGGCCCATTGCCTTCGCGGTCATCCTGATCGTTGCGCCCGTGGTGCGCCGGTTCGTCGAGCGCTTGGTCAGCCCCAAGGGCTGA
- a CDS encoding hydroxypyruvate isomerase family protein produces the protein MPKFAANISLLFAELPYLDRFQAAAEAGFEAVEILFPYEIAARDTRRALVANGLELVLINAPPPNYTGGQPGFAAVPGEEARFQRDITRVMRYVEQLRPGIVHIMAGYEQGAQAQETFVRNLQWAADHAPKQQFTIEPLNPVAQPDYFLNDYDLAAEVLDQVARPNVGLQYDTYHAEVIHGDALDVWERFHSRAVHVQIGAAPDRSEPGRGTMDFPALFQAFDDAGYSGWVSAEYKPSKPRTVDTLGWRPSD, from the coding sequence ATGCCCAAGTTTGCCGCCAACATCTCTCTGCTCTTTGCCGAGTTACCCTATCTTGATCGCTTTCAAGCGGCGGCAGAGGCCGGTTTTGAGGCGGTCGAGATTCTCTTTCCTTATGAGATTGCAGCCCGTGATACGCGCCGGGCGCTGGTGGCAAACGGGCTAGAGCTGGTGCTGATCAATGCGCCGCCGCCGAACTACACGGGCGGGCAGCCGGGATTTGCGGCTGTGCCAGGGGAAGAGGCGCGATTTCAACGGGATATCACCCGCGTGATGCGCTATGTTGAACAGCTGCGCCCGGGGATCGTGCACATCATGGCGGGGTATGAACAGGGCGCACAGGCACAAGAGACCTTTGTGCGAAACCTGCAATGGGCGGCAGATCATGCGCCAAAACAGCAGTTCACCATCGAGCCGCTCAACCCCGTTGCTCAGCCTGACTATTTCCTGAACGATTATGATCTCGCTGCCGAGGTGTTGGATCAGGTGGCGCGCCCGAATGTGGGCCTGCAATATGACACCTATCACGCAGAGGTGATCCACGGTGATGCGCTTGACGTGTGGGAGCGCTTTCACTCGCGCGCGGTTCATGTCCAGATCGGCGCCGCGCCGGACCGGTCTGAACCGGGGCGTGGCACGATGGACTTTCCGGCTCTGTTTCAGGCGTTTGATGATGCCGGGTACAGCGGTTGGGTCAGTGCGGAATACAAACCGTCAAAGCCCCGGACCGTAGACACGTTGGGGTGGCGACCCAGCGACTAG
- a CDS encoding DMT family transporter produces MAYSPDPARIPAPVAGSARQNIASGNMLGMAAMMTWAAGFPAAEVLLQTWPSLTIITARLIMALSVLFPLWLLVEGPSKILSANWPRALVIGGFGFGLGTYLLLVAQAFTDPVTVALVASCAPLIGAILEVRAKTRRLNKQFAFGVIASIIGGIIATSGLAPVQLGLGAMCAILATTLFTWASMKTVQAFPDLGTVGRSTITFTGALVMVSTLLAGSAVLGFEVAPRVAIDMEQIGMLAIYAIVAMSVSQIMFIGAVDKLGVAVATFHINTAPFYVMVIMVLLGSAWNWTQAIGAAIVGLGVVASQLQSRS; encoded by the coding sequence ATGGCCTATAGCCCAGATCCCGCCCGGATACCTGCGCCCGTCGCCGGTTCCGCGCGGCAGAACATTGCTTCGGGAAACATGCTGGGCATGGCGGCCATGATGACATGGGCTGCGGGCTTTCCTGCGGCCGAGGTGTTGCTCCAGACCTGGCCGTCGCTGACGATCATCACGGCCCGGCTGATCATGGCGTTGTCCGTTCTCTTCCCCCTGTGGCTGTTGGTCGAAGGGCCGAGCAAGATCCTGAGCGCAAACTGGCCGCGCGCCTTGGTGATCGGCGGCTTTGGGTTTGGTCTGGGCACCTATCTGTTGCTGGTCGCACAGGCCTTCACCGATCCGGTAACCGTCGCCTTGGTGGCCTCTTGCGCCCCCTTGATCGGTGCCATTCTGGAGGTGCGGGCCAAGACCCGCCGACTGAACAAGCAGTTTGCCTTTGGTGTCATTGCCTCGATCATCGGCGGCATTATTGCGACCAGTGGACTGGCCCCCGTGCAACTGGGCTTGGGCGCGATGTGTGCGATCCTGGCCACGACGCTGTTCACCTGGGCGAGCATGAAAACCGTGCAGGCCTTTCCCGATCTGGGGACTGTGGGGCGGTCGACCATCACCTTCACTGGCGCTTTGGTCATGGTTTCGACATTGCTGGCGGGATCAGCGGTGTTGGGGTTCGAAGTCGCCCCCCGCGTGGCCATCGACATGGAACAGATCGGCATGCTGGCGATCTATGCCATTGTCGCCATGTCAGTGAGCCAGATCATGTTCATCGGCGCAGTGGACAAGCTGGGCGTGGCTGTCGCCACGTTCCACATCAACACTGCCCCCTTCTACGTGATGGTGATCATGGTGCTGTTAGGTTCGGCCTGGAACTGGACCCAAGCGATAGGCGCAGCCATCGTGGGCCTGGGCGTGGTCGCCTCACAACTGCAGTCTCGAAGCTAA
- a CDS encoding DUF1285 domain-containing protein, with amino-acid sequence MSGQKVVTPSADHIAQAIKSTKDSGLPPVHLWNPPFCGDLDIQILRDGTWIHEGRPINRPKMVQLFSSILKREDDKFFLVTPVEKVGITVEDAPFVALDVDSTGEGSDLVLTFTTHVGDQVVAGADNPIRLAEGAEPTPYVLVRAGLEARIDRKSFYRMVELGVHHDGWFGVWSAGAFFGLMPSAQVEG; translated from the coding sequence ATGAGCGGACAAAAAGTCGTGACGCCCTCGGCAGATCACATCGCACAGGCGATAAAATCGACCAAAGACAGCGGATTGCCGCCGGTTCACCTGTGGAACCCGCCCTTTTGTGGCGATTTGGACATCCAGATCCTGCGCGATGGCACCTGGATCCACGAAGGGCGCCCCATTAACCGCCCCAAGATGGTGCAGCTTTTTTCGTCGATCCTGAAGCGTGAGGACGACAAGTTCTTTCTGGTCACCCCGGTCGAGAAGGTGGGAATCACGGTCGAGGATGCGCCCTTTGTCGCCCTCGACGTCGACAGCACGGGGGAGGGTTCAGATCTGGTACTGACGTTCACCACGCATGTCGGGGATCAGGTCGTTGCGGGCGCGGATAATCCGATCCGCCTGGCCGAGGGTGCCGAGCCCACGCCCTATGTCTTGGTGCGCGCCGGGCTTGAGGCGCGGATTGACCGCAAGAGCTTTTACCGGATGGTTGAACTAGGCGTTCACCACGATGGTTGGTTTGGGGTCTGGTCTGCAGGCGCCTTCTTTGGCCTGATGCCCTCGGCGCAAGTCGAGGGTTAG
- a CDS encoding AAA family ATPase — protein MSEPADLVAEIERLETKLKEAKTSITRRFIGQERVVDLTLTALLCGGHALLIGLPGLGKTRLVETLSTVMGLDGNRIQFTPDLMPADILGSEVLDTAEDGSRHFRFVSGPVFCQLLMADEINRASPRTQSALLQAMQEKTVTVAGEDRSLGAPFHVLATQNPIEQEGTYPLPEAQLDRFLVQIDVNYPDRATERDILMATTGVEEDESNQVFTHQELLDAQTLLRRMPVGESVVEMILDLVRAFRPEEPGVSERVAETVAWGPGPRAAQALMMTVRARALLQGRLAPNAEDVIDMARPVLSHRMALNFAARARGDSLADLIETTAASLGSAEAAA, from the coding sequence ATGTCTGAACCCGCCGATCTGGTCGCCGAGATTGAACGCCTGGAAACCAAGCTGAAAGAGGCCAAGACCTCGATCACCCGCCGGTTCATCGGACAGGAGCGTGTGGTCGACCTGACACTGACGGCGCTGCTGTGCGGCGGGCATGCTCTGCTGATCGGTCTGCCGGGTCTGGGCAAGACACGGCTGGTGGAAACCCTGTCAACGGTCATGGGGTTGGACGGCAACCGCATTCAGTTCACTCCTGACCTGATGCCCGCTGACATTCTGGGGTCCGAGGTTTTGGACACCGCCGAAGATGGCTCGCGCCATTTCCGCTTTGTGTCGGGGCCTGTGTTCTGTCAGTTGCTGATGGCGGATGAGATCAACCGGGCCAGTCCCCGAACCCAATCGGCGCTGCTGCAAGCGATGCAGGAAAAGACCGTGACCGTCGCGGGCGAGGATCGCAGCCTTGGCGCGCCGTTCCATGTTCTGGCGACACAGAACCCCATCGAGCAGGAAGGCACCTATCCCCTGCCCGAGGCACAGCTTGACCGCTTTCTGGTGCAGATCGACGTGAACTATCCCGACCGCGCGACCGAGCGCGACATTCTGATGGCCACCACCGGGGTTGAAGAGGACGAGTCCAATCAGGTCTTTACCCACCAGGAACTGCTGGACGCGCAAACCCTGCTGCGCCGGATGCCAGTGGGCGAGTCGGTGGTCGAGATGATCCTGGATCTGGTCCGCGCCTTCCGTCCCGAAGAGCCGGGTGTCTCCGAGCGCGTGGCTGAAACCGTGGCCTGGGGTCCCGGACCACGTGCAGCGCAAGCCTTGATGATGACCGTACGGGCGCGGGCCTTGTTGCAAGGGCGTCTTGCACCGAACGCCGAGGATGTCATCGACATGGCGCGCCCCGTGCTCAGCCACCGGATGGCCCTGAACTTTGCCGCCCGTGCGCGTGGGGACAGCTTGGCTGACCTGATCGAAACCACAGCGGCCAGCCTGGGCTCGGCCGAGGCGGCCGCGTGA
- a CDS encoding DUF58 domain-containing protein, whose amino-acid sequence MTPALTLRERSETEASRLPPLLAFAEQLAGTVLLGDHGRRRAGLGDDFWQYRPAQHGDSRRLIDHRRSARGDQQFVREREWQIAQSVMLWVDQGASMRFASDKSVPQKQERARLLALAIAILLVRGGERVGLTGTRLPPRRGNAQIIRLAEAWTQDADADYEPPEHRAMVPYARAVFVSDFLGDLSEVETALTKAADRGVRGVLLQVLDPSEELFPYQGRTIFESVGGTVRHETLKAGELRGRYLERLAERKAKLQELCHVTGWQLGLHHTNDSAQSALLWLYRALDGGRR is encoded by the coding sequence GTGACCCCGGCGCTCACCCTACGCGAAAGATCCGAGACCGAGGCGTCCCGGTTGCCCCCGTTGCTGGCCTTTGCCGAGCAGCTGGCGGGCACCGTTCTGCTGGGTGATCACGGACGACGCCGCGCGGGGTTGGGCGATGATTTCTGGCAATACCGTCCCGCGCAGCATGGCGACAGTCGGCGGCTGATCGACCACCGCCGCTCGGCGCGTGGGGATCAGCAGTTCGTCCGCGAACGGGAATGGCAGATTGCGCAATCAGTGATGCTCTGGGTTGATCAGGGCGCGTCGATGCGGTTTGCATCCGACAAGAGCGTGCCGCAGAAACAAGAACGCGCCCGGCTGCTGGCGCTGGCGATTGCCATCCTGCTGGTACGCGGCGGGGAACGTGTTGGCCTGACTGGAACCCGCTTGCCGCCCCGGCGCGGCAACGCGCAGATCATCCGCCTGGCCGAGGCTTGGACGCAGGATGCCGACGCCGACTATGAACCGCCCGAGCACCGCGCGATGGTTCCCTATGCCCGCGCGGTTTTTGTCTCGGACTTTCTGGGCGATCTGTCTGAGGTGGAAACAGCCCTGACCAAGGCCGCAGACCGAGGCGTGCGCGGCGTATTGTTGCAAGTGCTCGACCCCAGCGAAGAACTGTTCCCCTATCAAGGTCGCACGATTTTCGAAAGCGTCGGCGGCACTGTCCGCCACGAGACGCTCAAGGCAGGAGAGTTGCGGGGCCGCTATCTGGAACGCTTGGCCGAGCGCAAGGCCAAGCTGCAAGAACTGTGCCATGTGACCGGCTGGCAACTGGGTCTGCACCACACAAATGACAGCGCGCAATCGGCGCTGCTGTGGCTCTATCGAGCTTTGGATGGGGGACGTCGATGA